Proteins encoded within one genomic window of Granulicella pectinivorans:
- a CDS encoding DMT family transporter has protein sequence MNAAWIIPFIILGGALQTCGAAMNGQLNKSLVNPFLASSVSFLVITFFFLALFFAMPHPLPTTQDIREMPWWAVFGGLVGAVQVFAGLTLIHRVGSGTFIAITVSSALIASLVIDHFGWFRMNVHAINPTRLAGALLLVGGVVLITRK, from the coding sequence ATGAACGCCGCATGGATCATCCCCTTCATCATTCTCGGCGGCGCGCTGCAGACCTGCGGCGCAGCCATGAACGGCCAACTCAACAAGTCACTCGTGAATCCCTTCCTGGCCTCCTCCGTCTCCTTTCTCGTCATCACATTTTTCTTTCTTGCTCTCTTCTTCGCCATGCCGCATCCCCTGCCCACGACGCAAGACATAAGGGAGATGCCTTGGTGGGCCGTATTCGGAGGCTTGGTGGGGGCAGTACAGGTCTTTGCGGGACTCACGCTGATTCATCGGGTTGGCAGCGGAACCTTTATTGCAATCACCGTCTCATCGGCCTTGATCGCCTCGCTGGTCATCGATCACTTCGGCTGGTTCCGCATGAATGTTCACGCCATAAACCCCACACGGCTCGCAGGGGCCCTCCTTCTTGTGGGAGGCGTCGTCCTGATTACCAGGAAATAG